A genomic window from Sulfurimonas paralvinellae includes:
- the ilvD gene encoding dihydroxy-acid dehydratase, which produces MRSDIIKKGFDKAPHRSLLRATGLKDEDFDKPFIGIANSYIDIIPGHFFLHEYGEIVKEAIREAGGVPFVFNTIGVDDGIAMGHDGMLYSLPSREIIADSIETVMNAHKLDAMICIPNCDKIVPGMIMGALRVNVPTIFVSGGPMPAGHKKDGTPIDLSTAFEAVGEFNDGKMSEEELHEIECEACPSGGSCSGMFTANSMNTLCEAMGIALPGNGTVLAMTPERIEMVKKAAKRIVELAKMENNEQYNFKNILNEKAVHNAFVVDMAMGGSSNTVLHMLAISREADVNYQIENINKIAEKVAHIAKISPSLTTVHMKDIDDAGGVNAVMKEVSRRGDDLLHLDALTITGETLGERIKDAYIKDTSIIHTNEHAYSPVGGLSILFGNLAEDGAVIKAAGIVDSMRHFKGTAICFNSQPEAIAGIMGKKVKPGNVVVIRYEGPKGGPGMQEMLAPTALIQGMGLGESVALITDGRFSGATKGASIGHVSPEAAEGGLIALIEDGDEIELDVDKHILRLNVDEETIAKRKAAYKPYKNEVKSKWLKRYQLLVSNASNGAVLKTEL; this is translated from the coding sequence ATGCGAAGTGACATTATTAAAAAAGGTTTTGACAAAGCACCTCACCGTTCTTTGCTGCGTGCAACAGGACTGAAAGATGAAGATTTTGATAAACCGTTTATCGGAATTGCGAACTCTTACATCGACATTATTCCCGGACACTTTTTTCTTCATGAGTATGGAGAGATTGTAAAAGAGGCTATTCGTGAGGCGGGTGGTGTACCATTTGTTTTTAATACTATTGGTGTTGATGACGGAATAGCTATGGGGCATGACGGTATGCTTTATTCTCTGCCTTCACGTGAGATTATTGCTGACTCTATTGAAACAGTGATGAATGCACACAAGCTTGATGCTATGATCTGTATTCCAAACTGTGACAAAATTGTACCGGGTATGATTATGGGCGCGCTTCGTGTAAATGTTCCTACTATATTTGTTTCAGGCGGGCCAATGCCGGCAGGTCATAAAAAAGATGGTACGCCGATAGACCTTTCAACGGCTTTTGAAGCGGTAGGTGAGTTCAATGACGGGAAAATGAGCGAAGAAGAGCTGCATGAAATAGAGTGTGAAGCATGTCCTTCAGGGGGAAGCTGTTCTGGTATGTTTACAGCAAACTCGATGAATACTCTTTGCGAAGCGATGGGTATCGCACTTCCGGGTAACGGAACAGTACTGGCGATGACACCTGAGCGTATCGAGATGGTTAAAAAGGCTGCAAAACGCATCGTAGAACTTGCAAAAATGGAAAACAATGAACAATACAATTTTAAAAATATTCTCAATGAAAAAGCTGTTCACAATGCATTCGTTGTCGATATGGCAATGGGCGGAAGTTCAAATACAGTACTTCATATGCTGGCAATTTCAAGAGAAGCAGATGTTAATTATCAAATAGAAAACATTAATAAAATTGCTGAAAAAGTTGCACATATTGCAAAAATTTCCCCATCATTAACAACTGTTCATATGAAAGATATCGATGATGCAGGTGGTGTGAATGCCGTTATGAAAGAGGTGAGTCGTCGTGGTGATGACCTGCTTCATCTTGATGCATTGACAATTACAGGTGAAACACTTGGTGAGCGTATTAAAGATGCATACATTAAAGACACTTCTATTATCCATACGAATGAGCATGCATACTCGCCTGTCGGAGGGCTCTCTATTTTATTTGGTAACTTGGCTGAAGATGGCGCAGTTATCAAAGCAGCAGGTATCGTTGACTCTATGCGTCATTTTAAAGGAACTGCCATCTGCTTTAACTCACAGCCTGAAGCCATTGCGGGTATTATGGGTAAAAAAGTCAAACCTGGTAATGTCGTTGTCATTCGCTATGAAGGTCCAAAAGGTGGTCCGGGTATGCAGGAAATGCTTGCACCTACGGCGCTTATTCAAGGTATGGGACTTGGTGAAAGTGTTGCTCTCATCACAGATGGGCGCTTTTCAGGTGCTACCAAAGGTGCATCTATCGGGCATGTTTCTCCGGAAGCTGCAGAAGGCGGCCTTATCGCACTTATTGAAGACGGTGATGAGATAGAGCTTGATGTAGATAAGCATATTTTACGTTTGAATGTTGATGAAGAAACAATCGCAAAAAGAAAAGCTGCATACAAACCATACAAAAATGAAGTCAAATCAAAATGGTTAAAACGTTATCAGCTTCTTGTATCTAACGCATCGAACGGTGCAGTATTAAAAACTGAATTATAG
- a CDS encoding cytochrome-c peroxidase, whose amino-acid sequence MNIIQKSALLLVFLNILVLADEPISPIHTLQVNNKKAKLGKELFFDPRLSKDDTISCATCHNLQEGGDDGLKFSFGINGQEGSINAPTVYNAAYNFRQFWDGRAKDLQDQAAGPVENPVEMGFNFPDLIQKLNKTDYKEKFQSLYKDGITKANITDAIAEYEKTLITPNAPFDRYLKGDKKAISQDAKEGYEIFKEKGCVNCHHGVNIGGNLYNKFGIFTKEDKTWFGRYNLTHKERDKFMFKVPSLRNIAQTAPYFHDGRTYDLKEAIKIMSLYQLGRHITDDEINKIEAFLQSLNGELPKDIEPQ is encoded by the coding sequence ATGAATATAATCCAAAAATCAGCACTATTACTCGTTTTTCTTAACATACTGGTGTTGGCTGATGAGCCTATAAGTCCTATCCACACCCTGCAGGTAAACAATAAAAAAGCCAAACTAGGCAAAGAACTCTTTTTTGACCCAAGGCTTTCCAAAGATGACACCATCAGCTGTGCAACCTGCCATAACCTGCAAGAAGGCGGTGATGACGGACTAAAGTTCTCTTTTGGTATTAACGGGCAAGAGGGCAGTATCAATGCCCCTACTGTTTACAATGCCGCTTATAACTTTCGCCAATTCTGGGACGGACGAGCAAAAGACCTGCAAGACCAGGCAGCAGGTCCTGTAGAAAACCCTGTAGAGATGGGCTTTAATTTTCCCGATCTGATTCAAAAACTGAACAAAACTGATTACAAAGAAAAATTTCAATCTCTCTACAAAGACGGCATTACAAAAGCAAATATCACCGATGCCATTGCTGAGTATGAAAAAACACTCATTACGCCAAATGCTCCTTTTGACAGATATCTCAAAGGAGATAAAAAAGCTATTAGTCAAGATGCAAAAGAGGGCTATGAAATCTTTAAGGAAAAGGGATGCGTGAACTGTCATCACGGCGTCAATATCGGTGGTAATCTCTACAACAAATTCGGAATCTTTACAAAAGAAGATAAAACATGGTTTGGTCGTTACAATCTGACTCACAAAGAACGTGACAAGTTTATGTTTAAAGTCCCTTCTCTGCGAAATATTGCACAAACGGCACCTTATTTTCATGACGGGCGTACTTATGATCTTAAAGAAGCCATCAAAATTATGAGCCTCTATCAGCTCGGGCGTCATATCACAGACGATGAAATAAACAAAATTGAAGCTTTTTTACAGTCTCTTAACGGAGAACTCCCTAAAGATATCGAGCCGCAATGA
- a CDS encoding thioredoxin family protein, translating to MKKLILLLLTTLTLFGANAKDAAFLLDYEEVYGTALSKAKKEHKVLMMVIVKEPCPYCDKLVENTLDTPTIKAKLKNFVPLVIAHDRKYPDRFRPPVRPVTLFINPDNETVLKTLAGYRNVDVFAGAMNAAFQKYKKQYKAKF from the coding sequence ATGAAAAAACTAATTTTACTGCTACTGACTACACTTACACTTTTTGGAGCAAATGCCAAAGATGCGGCATTTTTGCTTGACTATGAGGAAGTTTATGGCACGGCACTTTCCAAGGCGAAAAAAGAGCATAAAGTGCTTATGATGGTAATAGTCAAAGAACCTTGTCCTTACTGCGACAAACTTGTTGAAAATACGCTCGACACTCCAACCATAAAAGCAAAACTCAAAAACTTTGTACCGCTTGTCATAGCACATGATAGAAAATACCCAGATAGATTCAGACCACCGGTAAGACCTGTAACGCTTTTCATCAATCCTGATAACGAGACGGTTTTAAAAACTCTTGCCGGTTATAGAAATGTAGATGTATTTGCAGGTGCTATGAATGCAGCCTTTCAAAAATATAAAAAACAATACAAAGCAAAATTTTAA
- a CDS encoding Crp/Fnr family transcriptional regulator — MSLKDAIKSLDFFSRLDDEQIHDIASFATLHHYEKEYILYYEQEELSELYFLVDGLAKSYKLDKHDNEIFLYYIYKNSMISEISDLQTDTLFSFSNVSIIEDAQVVKIKYKKFKEHFLDKGVLCREFTNAVVERSLQMQSLISREFIFDAVSKVSMMLREDLEMFNKLKRHDISLMLHIQPATLSRVLNRLKRNNIIDIIHGEVAVLDTKALEEIYKDINDE, encoded by the coding sequence TTGTCACTAAAAGATGCAATTAAATCATTAGATTTTTTTAGCAGACTCGATGATGAACAGATTCATGATATCGCCTCTTTTGCTACACTGCATCACTATGAAAAAGAGTATATTTTATACTACGAACAAGAAGAACTCTCTGAACTCTATTTTTTGGTTGACGGTTTGGCAAAATCGTACAAACTTGATAAACATGACAATGAGATATTTCTTTACTATATCTATAAAAATTCTATGATCTCCGAAATATCTGATTTGCAAACCGATACCCTTTTCTCTTTTTCAAATGTCTCCATAATTGAAGATGCGCAGGTTGTCAAAATAAAATATAAGAAATTCAAAGAGCATTTTTTGGATAAAGGAGTTCTGTGCAGGGAATTTACAAATGCTGTAGTTGAGAGATCTCTGCAGATGCAGTCCCTTATCAGCAGAGAATTTATTTTTGATGCGGTTTCAAAGGTAAGTATGATGCTGCGTGAAGATCTTGAAATGTTCAATAAACTCAAGCGTCATGATATCTCCTTGATGCTGCATATTCAGCCTGCAACACTCTCTCGGGTTCTCAACCGCTTAAAACGTAATAATATAATTGATATAATACATGGAGAGGTTGCTGTTTTAGACACCAAAGCACTTGAAGAGATTTACAAGGATATAAACGATGAATAA
- a CDS encoding GGDEF domain-containing protein, which yields MKNDSIAQRYLENEKVQIFLRLFFIAIFMAVFYYDYYYAHNVDYRGYSAEEIMAAPVFVVFLNLFYFLTLKYFPYVMQKERILFSIIIDVALSVYVMYLIGSLSAYFAGILLWYIVGYGMRYGKLMAYTAYVAVLISWMVLITTSTYWLDERAMAIGWLITYLVIPLYYFKMVSQMHEYITILYENVEESAHKARHDELTALGNRYLFDADLNEYISRFHHDAKPFALFFVDLDSFKKINDEYGHDIGDKVLVEASRRLESIILDTYRLGGDEFVCMTHYENANELENIAKNLMFNLTMPCKDSNIVLSASIGIARFPDDATSDFDIKKRADLAMYAAKQAGKNRFYFYGEVA from the coding sequence ATGAAAAATGATTCTATAGCCCAAAGATATCTGGAAAACGAGAAAGTACAGATTTTTTTACGACTTTTCTTTATCGCTATTTTCATGGCTGTCTTTTATTACGACTATTATTACGCACACAATGTAGACTACAGAGGCTATTCTGCTGAGGAGATTATGGCCGCACCTGTTTTTGTTGTTTTTCTAAATCTTTTCTATTTTCTGACACTGAAATATTTTCCTTATGTAATGCAAAAAGAGCGAATTCTATTTTCAATTATCATTGATGTGGCTCTGAGTGTATATGTGATGTATCTGATTGGATCACTTTCAGCATATTTTGCAGGAATCCTTTTGTGGTACATTGTCGGCTATGGTATGCGGTATGGAAAACTTATGGCCTATACGGCTTATGTGGCAGTTCTTATATCATGGATGGTTCTTATAACGACATCGACATATTGGCTTGATGAAAGAGCAATGGCAATCGGCTGGCTTATTACGTATCTTGTTATTCCACTTTACTATTTTAAGATGGTTTCACAAATGCATGAGTATATCACTATCTTGTATGAAAATGTGGAAGAATCAGCACACAAGGCAAGACATGATGAGCTTACAGCTCTTGGAAACAGATACCTTTTCGATGCAGATTTAAACGAGTACATAAGCAGATTTCATCACGATGCTAAGCCTTTTGCTCTCTTTTTTGTTGATTTGGACTCTTTTAAAAAGATCAATGATGAGTATGGACACGATATCGGTGACAAAGTTTTAGTTGAAGCATCAAGAAGACTAGAGAGTATTATTCTTGATACCTACAGACTTGGTGGCGATGAATTCGTTTGTATGACACATTATGAAAATGCGAACGAACTTGAAAATATTGCAAAAAATCTGATGTTCAATCTTACAATGCCATGTAAAGACAGTAATATTGTTCTCTCTGCAAGTATAGGAATCGCCCGTTTCCCAGATGATGCAACGAGTGACTTTGATATCAAAAAACGAGCAGATCTGGCAATGTATGCGGCGAAACAGGCAGGCAAGAACAGATTTTATTTCTATGGAGAGGTTGCCTAA
- the thrS gene encoding threonine--tRNA ligase: protein MSKVAIKYEDTIVDLQTAEELGLKGEEIELDNSPEALEVLRHSTAHLMAQAIKSLYPDAEFYVGPVVKEGFYYDFKTSAEIGQGDLKKIEKQMLSFAKKKFPIERYVISKEEAREKFKNDHLKQAVLDMIPDEDVSIYKQGEFEDLCRGPHLPNIGLIRYFKLTKISGAYLGGDSKNEMLTRIYGIAFATKEALKDYMTMMAEAEKRDHRKLGNEMKLFTFREEVGAGFPIWLPAGGRLRARLESLLFKAHRKRGYEPVRGPEMLRSDLWKTSGHYQNYGENMYFTHIDELEFGVKPMNCVGHIKVYEDELHSYRDLPIKYFEYGVVHRHELTGALHGLFRVREFTQDDAHIFCRADQIEDQIIEVVDFVDKIMSTFEFDYKMMISTRPDKAVGSDEVWEVSTNALKAAMDRHNLAYEIDEGGGAFYGPKIDIKITDAIGREWQCGTVQLDFNLPERFKLEYNGEENDKIQPVMIHRAILGSFERFIGILTEHYAGEFPMFVAPTQVAIVPVAETHKEYAKLLSDKLIDINADSEIYAKNDSLNKRIRTAEKTRVPMIVVIGDEEIENKTVAVRDRRTREQYNLSEEEFLKLIQTKINEVNF, encoded by the coding sequence TTGAGCAAAGTAGCAATAAAATATGAAGATACAATTGTAGACCTGCAGACTGCAGAAGAGCTTGGTCTTAAGGGTGAAGAGATAGAGTTGGACAACTCTCCAGAAGCGCTGGAAGTGCTACGTCACTCAACAGCCCATTTGATGGCACAGGCGATTAAGTCACTCTACCCTGATGCGGAGTTTTATGTTGGGCCGGTTGTTAAAGAGGGTTTTTACTATGACTTTAAAACATCGGCTGAAATAGGTCAGGGAGATCTTAAAAAGATCGAGAAGCAGATGCTCTCTTTTGCAAAGAAAAAGTTTCCTATTGAGCGTTATGTTATCTCTAAAGAAGAAGCGCGTGAGAAGTTCAAGAACGATCACCTCAAACAAGCTGTTCTTGATATGATTCCTGATGAAGATGTGAGCATCTATAAGCAAGGTGAATTCGAAGACCTTTGCCGTGGGCCGCACCTTCCAAATATCGGCCTTATTCGTTACTTCAAGCTGACAAAAATCTCAGGTGCTTATCTTGGAGGAGACTCTAAAAATGAGATGCTGACACGTATCTATGGTATTGCGTTTGCAACAAAAGAAGCACTTAAAGATTATATGACAATGATGGCTGAAGCTGAAAAACGTGATCACCGTAAACTTGGCAACGAGATGAAGCTTTTTACTTTCAGAGAAGAAGTCGGGGCTGGTTTTCCTATCTGGCTGCCTGCCGGTGGACGTCTGCGTGCACGTTTAGAATCACTTCTGTTTAAAGCGCACCGTAAACGTGGTTACGAGCCGGTTCGTGGGCCAGAAATGCTGCGTTCTGATCTTTGGAAAACATCAGGGCACTACCAAAACTATGGTGAAAATATGTACTTCACGCATATAGATGAGTTGGAATTCGGTGTTAAACCGATGAACTGTGTCGGGCATATCAAAGTCTATGAAGATGAATTGCACTCATATAGAGATTTACCAATCAAATACTTTGAATACGGTGTTGTTCACCGTCATGAGTTGACAGGTGCGCTGCACGGACTTTTCCGTGTGCGTGAGTTCACGCAGGATGATGCACACATCTTCTGCCGTGCCGATCAGATTGAAGATCAAATCATTGAAGTTGTTGACTTTGTAGATAAAATTATGTCAACTTTCGAGTTTGATTATAAAATGATGATCTCAACACGTCCTGATAAAGCGGTAGGAAGTGATGAAGTGTGGGAAGTCTCTACAAATGCGCTCAAAGCTGCGATGGACAGGCATAACCTTGCGTATGAAATTGATGAGGGTGGCGGTGCATTTTACGGTCCGAAGATCGACATCAAGATAACAGATGCCATCGGCCGTGAGTGGCAGTGTGGAACGGTACAGCTTGATTTCAATCTTCCTGAAAGATTCAAGCTTGAGTACAATGGCGAAGAGAACGACAAGATTCAGCCGGTGATGATTCACCGTGCTATTCTTGGCTCTTTTGAGCGTTTTATCGGGATTTTGACAGAGCATTATGCCGGAGAATTCCCGATGTTCGTTGCCCCTACTCAGGTTGCCATTGTTCCAGTTGCTGAGACTCATAAAGAATATGCTAAGCTTTTATCAGATAAACTTATTGACATTAATGCCGATAGTGAAATCTACGCGAAGAACGATTCTTTGAACAAAAGAATCAGAACTGCAGAAAAAACTCGTGTTCCTATGATCGTCGTCATCGGCGATGAAGAGATTGAGAACAAAACAGTTGCAGTACGTGACAGACGTACTAGAGAGCAGTACAATTTAAGCGAAGAGGAATTCTTGAAGCTTATACAAACTAAAATAAATGAGGTAAATTTTTGA
- the infC gene encoding translation initiation factor IF-3, translating into MSKNKDRVIMNDDIRVPEVRCNVDGGESLGIISTDEAMTKANELGLDLVLIAPNAKPPVAKIMDYGKFKYQEEKKLKEQRKNQVKIVVKEIKLSVKIAENDIAYKVKHAREFLEKGYHVKFRVFLRGREMAHPEAGKEVLERVWPMVEDIAVMEKPPKFEGRYFNMYVIPKK; encoded by the coding sequence TTGAGTAAAAACAAAGACCGCGTCATCATGAATGATGACATCCGTGTTCCTGAAGTAAGATGTAATGTAGATGGTGGAGAATCTTTAGGGATTATTTCTACTGATGAGGCTATGACAAAAGCAAACGAGTTAGGATTAGATTTAGTCCTTATAGCACCAAATGCAAAACCACCTGTTGCTAAGATCATGGATTATGGTAAGTTTAAATACCAAGAAGAGAAAAAACTCAAAGAGCAGAGAAAAAATCAAGTTAAGATTGTTGTCAAAGAGATCAAACTCTCTGTAAAAATCGCAGAAAATGACATCGCCTACAAAGTAAAACATGCAAGAGAATTCCTTGAAAAAGGATATCATGTAAAATTTAGAGTCTTTTTACGTGGTCGTGAAATGGCACACCCTGAAGCTGGTAAAGAAGTTTTAGAACGTGTCTGGCCAATGGTAGAAGATATCGCAGTAATGGAAAAACCGCCAAAATTTGAAGGCCGTTACTTCAATATGTATGTTATACCTAAAAAGTAA
- a CDS encoding carboxymuconolactone decarboxylase family protein, giving the protein MAHIKLPEFEEMTPAIQDKARPILEKTGKLGDIFKLLALDEKIYFATDGMIQKYLLDETTLSYDIKEAIALLISKENGCKMCVDVHKSIAKMLGLSEEKIEEILQGIDSMNVDTKDKALLNFCIKASGKENYKILKEEIDSLKQMGWSDVQIVEAVAITGYFNYINTLSNVFGLGHSN; this is encoded by the coding sequence ATGGCACATATAAAATTACCGGAATTTGAAGAAATGACTCCTGCAATTCAAGATAAAGCAAGACCTATTTTAGAAAAAACAGGAAAACTTGGTGATATATTTAAACTCTTAGCGTTAGATGAAAAAATCTATTTTGCTACAGATGGGATGATACAAAAATATCTCCTTGATGAAACAACGCTTTCTTATGATATAAAAGAAGCTATTGCACTGCTTATCTCCAAGGAGAATGGCTGTAAAATGTGTGTAGATGTCCATAAAAGTATTGCTAAAATGCTTGGTTTAAGTGAAGAAAAAATTGAAGAGATACTTCAAGGTATAGACTCAATGAATGTAGATACTAAAGATAAAGCACTTTTAAACTTTTGTATCAAAGCATCAGGAAAAGAAAATTATAAAATCTTAAAAGAGGAAATAGATTCATTAAAACAAATGGGATGGTCCGATGTTCAAATTGTAGAAGCTGTAGCAATTACTGGTTATTTTAACTATATCAATACACTCTCAAATGTATTTGGATTAGGACATAGTAATTAA
- a CDS encoding EAL domain-containing protein — protein MMQKLKHADRTTLILFLFIFFIAILFYTSYKIKAQMNFFAVENQKITELQMLDIKLNNIALATNKFTNYDIIDKAESDFTKLVGNIHSALKRYSPDAIPLLDKVLQKFQQKREDLEYFKAQNASLINSSHFLFDLHTTITQDNMLALEAKNITNEILFYILRYASSDYIDKKIIETKLAKLQKTADKYSNRHLHTFYKQAVVMLNTLQSLKEVSVDIENNPLPKDIQRLKEHLRLDYEQNLEYQTLLALLFFIFSIILLITLILSHLDSNRRKKELLAFRSAIEKSDNSVVITDSQRNIIYVNESFEKTTGYTAKEALGHNPNFLKSGMQDENFYKDLNSTLAQGKKWEGEFINKRKDGRLLYEKTSIIPIYLEGKILNFIALKLDITDYIERNKKLVQAAAVFENTEEAIIIADADGKVISVNNAFTNIYGYTLDEVKGTNLSMLHAGVYDDKFYADVWYEINKNGMWRGKLINKTKEGQNIPVWTTIKKIKDEHGKTVNYTAIQTDLREIERSQAKADYLAYHDPLTGLYNRVNFEEYLAHALLVAKRNESLMAILFIDLDRFKIINDTLGHDIGDKVLITVAERLKNTLRDSDFISRWGGDEFVVILENIVSASDTAIVATNLVEVLKEPMNIDGHHLITTASIGIALFPENGEDTNTLIKHADSAMYQAKDLGKNNFCYYTSELSSQIQKKLAIDMALHNALEKNEIYMLFQPQYDLQTQQIISTEALVRWENAELGFVPPDKFIPIAEDSGTIVSLGYFIFEESCKAYKKMKEAGVDLQHIAINVSSIQFKEPHLLDTFVSIVKRHNLHPSEIEIEITERFLMDNTIANINLLQSFRNYGFQISIDDFGTGYSSMSYLKQLPIDTIKIDKSFVDDIADGSSDNVIIEAMIALSKTLGYQIVAEGIETKEQEDFLGQTHCDIGQGYLFSKPISSNEIIARFSS, from the coding sequence ATGATGCAAAAACTCAAACATGCAGACAGAACGACACTGATACTTTTTCTTTTTATCTTCTTCATTGCTATACTCTTTTATACCAGTTATAAAATAAAAGCACAAATGAACTTTTTTGCTGTGGAGAATCAAAAGATAACAGAGCTGCAGATGCTTGATATAAAACTCAACAATATTGCACTTGCAACTAATAAATTTACCAACTATGATATCATCGACAAAGCGGAATCTGATTTTACAAAACTAGTTGGCAACATACATAGTGCCTTAAAAAGATATAGCCCTGATGCAATACCACTGCTGGATAAAGTCTTACAAAAATTTCAACAAAAACGTGAAGATCTTGAATACTTCAAGGCGCAAAATGCTTCTCTTATCAACAGTTCCCATTTTCTTTTTGATCTGCATACTACCATTACACAAGACAACATGCTCGCCCTTGAAGCTAAAAATATTACCAACGAAATTCTTTTTTACATCTTACGATACGCATCGAGCGATTATATTGATAAAAAGATTATAGAGACTAAACTTGCAAAACTACAAAAAACAGCTGACAAGTATTCCAACAGACATCTCCATACATTCTATAAACAGGCTGTTGTTATGCTAAACACACTGCAGTCGCTCAAGGAAGTTTCTGTAGATATTGAGAACAACCCTCTTCCAAAAGACATTCAGCGACTCAAAGAGCACCTGAGACTTGATTATGAACAAAATCTTGAGTATCAAACATTATTGGCACTTCTCTTTTTTATTTTTTCCATTATTCTTCTCATTACACTGATTCTTTCTCATCTTGATTCCAACAGAAGAAAAAAAGAGCTTCTCGCTTTTCGTTCGGCAATCGAAAAAAGTGACAATAGTGTTGTTATCACCGATTCACAAAGAAATATCATCTACGTCAATGAAAGTTTTGAAAAAACAACCGGATACACAGCCAAAGAAGCACTTGGACATAATCCCAACTTTTTAAAATCAGGCATGCAGGATGAAAATTTCTATAAAGATCTCAACAGCACACTCGCTCAAGGAAAAAAATGGGAAGGAGAATTTATCAACAAACGTAAAGACGGTAGACTGTTATATGAGAAAACGTCCATTATTCCCATCTATCTTGAAGGTAAGATTCTTAACTTCATCGCACTCAAACTTGATATTACCGATTACATTGAGAGAAATAAAAAACTGGTACAGGCAGCTGCAGTTTTTGAAAATACCGAAGAGGCTATTATTATCGCTGATGCAGATGGCAAAGTCATCTCAGTAAACAACGCTTTTACAAATATATACGGCTATACTCTCGATGAAGTCAAAGGCACAAACCTCAGTATGCTTCACGCCGGAGTATATGACGACAAATTTTATGCAGACGTATGGTACGAGATCAATAAAAATGGAATGTGGCGAGGTAAACTGATCAACAAAACAAAAGAGGGACAAAACATTCCTGTCTGGACTACAATCAAAAAAATCAAAGATGAGCATGGTAAGACTGTAAACTATACAGCTATTCAAACTGACCTGCGTGAGATTGAAAGGTCGCAGGCTAAAGCAGACTATCTTGCTTATCATGATCCGCTTACAGGACTTTACAACCGGGTAAACTTTGAAGAGTACCTCGCACATGCACTCTTAGTGGCAAAAAGAAATGAGAGTCTGATGGCGATTCTGTTCATCGATCTTGACAGGTTCAAGATCATAAACGACACCCTCGGACATGACATTGGAGATAAAGTGCTCATCACCGTAGCTGAACGCCTAAAGAATACACTTAGAGACAGCGACTTTATCTCTCGATGGGGAGGTGATGAATTTGTCGTCATTCTCGAAAACATAGTGAGTGCCAGTGATACTGCTATCGTTGCTACAAATCTTGTAGAAGTCCTCAAAGAACCTATGAACATCGATGGTCATCATCTCATCACAACGGCAAGTATCGGCATAGCCCTTTTCCCTGAAAACGGAGAGGATACGAACACACTCATCAAACATGCCGACAGTGCAATGTATCAGGCAAAAGATCTTGGTAAAAACAACTTTTGCTACTACACTTCCGAACTTTCATCACAGATACAAAAGAAGCTTGCCATAGATATGGCACTGCATAATGCACTTGAAAAGAACGAAATTTATATGCTCTTTCAACCGCAGTATGACCTGCAAACACAACAGATCATATCTACTGAAGCACTTGTAAGGTGGGAGAATGCAGAGCTTGGATTTGTTCCACCTGATAAATTCATTCCTATCGCTGAAGACAGCGGCACCATAGTTTCACTTGGCTATTTTATATTTGAAGAGTCCTGTAAAGCATACAAAAAGATGAAAGAGGCAGGCGTTGATTTGCAGCATATTGCTATCAATGTTTCAAGTATCCAATTTAAAGAACCGCATCTTTTAGATACATTTGTCTCTATTGTTAAACGTCATAATCTTCATCCTAGCGAGATAGAGATCGAAATAACCGAACGATTTTTAATGGACAACACCATTGCAAATATCAACCTTCTGCAAAGTTTTAGAAACTATGGTTTTCAGATCTCAATAGATGATTTTGGAACGGGTTACTCTTCTATGTCCTATCTAAAGCAACTCCCGATTGACACGATTAAAATTGACAAATCTTTTGTTGACGATATAGCTGATGGAAGCTCTGACAATGTCATCATAGAAGCCATGATAGCTCTTTCCAAAACACTTGGCTACCAAATAGTCGCAGAGGGCATAGAGACCAAAGAGCAAGAGGACTTTTTAGGGCAGACACATTGTGATATCGGGCAGGGATATCTCTTTTCAAAACCGATCAGCAGCAACGAGATTATTGCCAGATTCTCGTCTTAG